Proteins encoded within one genomic window of Pectobacterium araliae:
- a CDS encoding reverse transcriptase domain-containing protein, whose product MGINEAQAQSTAASGRGDGQYPSVLHEGAEIPTAVGGQTKAEMPLTMETVITRENLMLAYQRVVENNGAAGVDNLKVTELKPWLKQNWASIRQALITGAYQPQAIRRVDIPKPDGGVRTLGIPTVVDRLIQQAIAQQLSPVVEPHFCESSYGFRSNRNAWQAVQQAQRYIQSGKRWVVDLDLEKFFDRVDHDILMSRLARLSGINGC is encoded by the coding sequence ATGGGAATTAATGAGGCACAAGCGCAGAGCACTGCGGCCAGCGGCAGAGGAGACGGACAGTATCCGTCAGTGCTGCATGAGGGTGCTGAAATCCCCACGGCGGTCGGTGGGCAAACGAAAGCGGAAATGCCGTTGACGATGGAAACGGTGATAACGAGAGAGAACCTGATGCTGGCCTATCAGCGCGTGGTGGAAAACAACGGCGCGGCAGGGGTAGATAACCTGAAAGTGACGGAGTTGAAGCCGTGGCTGAAACAGAACTGGGCGAGTATCAGGCAGGCATTGATTACGGGCGCCTACCAGCCGCAGGCGATACGCAGAGTGGATATCCCAAAGCCGGACGGCGGCGTGAGAACCCTGGGTATCCCGACGGTAGTGGACAGGCTTATCCAGCAGGCGATAGCACAACAACTCAGTCCGGTCGTGGAGCCGCACTTCTGCGAATCGAGTTACGGGTTCAGAAGTAACCGCAATGCGTGGCAGGCAGTGCAACAGGCACAGCGCTACATACAAAGCGGGAAACGCTGGGTGGTCGATCTGGATCTGGAAAAGTTCTTTGACCGGGTGGAT
- the rpoH gene encoding RNA polymerase sigma factor RpoH, giving the protein MTKDMQTFTLVPQGSLEGYIRAANAYPMLTAEEERALAERLHYQGDLEAAKHLILSHLRFVIHVARNYSGYGLPQADLIQEGNIGLMKAVRRFNPEVGVRLVSFAVHWIKAEIHEYVLRNWRIVKVATTKAQRKLFFNLRKTKTRLGWFNQDEVELVARELGVSSKDVREMESRMAAQDMTFDPTPEEDSHDGKAMSPMLYLQDKSSDFADGIEEDNWDTHAADKLTYALEGLDERSQHIIRARWLDDDNKSTLQELADQYGVSAERVRQLEKNAMKKLRAAIEA; this is encoded by the coding sequence ATGACCAAAGATATGCAAACTTTCACCTTAGTTCCCCAGGGCAGTCTGGAAGGGTATATTCGTGCCGCCAATGCCTATCCAATGCTGACGGCGGAGGAAGAGCGGGCGCTGGCTGAACGACTGCATTATCAGGGCGATCTGGAGGCTGCTAAGCACCTGATTCTGTCACACCTGCGCTTTGTTATTCACGTCGCCCGCAATTATTCCGGCTACGGCCTACCGCAGGCGGACCTGATTCAGGAAGGGAATATCGGCTTGATGAAAGCGGTACGTCGCTTCAACCCTGAAGTTGGCGTGCGTCTGGTTTCTTTTGCCGTGCATTGGATCAAAGCTGAGATTCATGAATATGTGCTGCGTAACTGGCGTATCGTGAAAGTGGCGACCACCAAAGCACAACGTAAGCTGTTCTTTAACCTGCGGAAGACGAAAACGCGCCTCGGCTGGTTTAATCAGGACGAAGTCGAGCTGGTCGCTCGTGAACTTGGCGTGTCCAGTAAAGACGTGCGTGAGATGGAATCCCGTATGGCGGCGCAGGACATGACGTTTGATCCGACGCCAGAAGAAGATTCTCACGACGGCAAAGCGATGTCGCCGATGCTTTACCTACAGGATAAATCGTCTGACTTTGCCGATGGCATTGAAGAAGATAACTGGGATACGCATGCGGCCGACAAGCTCACTTACGCGTTGGAAGGGCTGGATGAACGTAGCCAGCATATTATCCGCGCCCGCTGGCTGGATGATGACAACAAATCCACCTTGCAGGAGTTGGCCGACCAATACGGCGTCTCCGCCGAGCGTGTGCGTCAGTTAGAAAAGAATGCGATGAAAAAACTGCGAGCGGCGATAGAAGCGTAA
- the ftsX gene encoding permease-like cell division protein FtsX, producing MANNVRNAKKPVAKAKALRGGWQEQWRYAWTNTLADMLRQPLATFLTVMVIAISLALPSICYLVWKNVSQAATQWYPSPQLTVYLDKSLDDNAAQAVITQLQSEDGVDKVNYLSRNEAMGEFRNWSGFGGALDMLEENPLPAVAIVTPKMSFQDSTTLTTLRDRVAATQGVDEVRMDDSWFARLVALTNLVGQISATIGVLMIVAVFLVIGNSVRLSIFSRRETINVMKLIGATDGFILRPFLNGGAAMGVGGAVLSLILSQALVWKLDAVVAQVAAVFGTTFAVKGLSWDESLLLLLIAGMIGWLAAWLATVQHLRRFTPQ from the coding sequence ATGGCGAATAACGTCCGTAATGCGAAAAAGCCTGTCGCAAAAGCGAAAGCACTGCGCGGCGGCTGGCAGGAACAGTGGCGCTATGCCTGGACCAATACGCTGGCCGATATGCTGCGCCAGCCGCTTGCCACTTTTCTGACCGTGATGGTTATTGCCATCTCACTGGCGTTGCCCAGTATCTGCTATCTGGTCTGGAAAAACGTGAGTCAGGCTGCCACACAGTGGTATCCCTCACCGCAGTTGACGGTATATCTGGATAAATCGCTGGATGACAACGCTGCGCAGGCAGTCATCACACAGCTTCAATCTGAAGACGGCGTCGATAAAGTCAATTATCTGTCGCGCAATGAAGCGATGGGCGAGTTCCGCAACTGGTCTGGCTTTGGCGGCGCGCTGGATATGCTGGAAGAAAATCCGCTGCCCGCTGTCGCGATTGTCACGCCAAAAATGAGTTTTCAGGATTCCACTACGCTGACGACGCTACGCGACCGCGTGGCCGCGACGCAGGGTGTGGACGAAGTGCGGATGGACGACAGCTGGTTTGCGCGGCTGGTGGCGTTGACCAATCTGGTTGGGCAAATTTCCGCGACGATTGGTGTCCTGATGATTGTTGCCGTCTTCTTGGTCATCGGCAACAGCGTGCGTCTGAGTATTTTCAGCCGCCGTGAAACCATCAACGTGATGAAGCTGATTGGTGCAACGGACGGCTTTATTCTGCGTCCGTTCCTGAACGGTGGGGCGGCGATGGGTGTGGGCGGCGCGGTGTTGTCGCTGATTTTATCGCAGGCGCTGGTCTGGAAGCTGGATGCGGTGGTGGCACAGGTTGCCGCCGTCTTTGGTACGACGTTTGCCGTCAAAGGGCTGAGCTGGGATGAGTCCCTGCTGCTGCTGTTAATCGCCGGTATGATTGGCTGGCTGGCCGCCTGGCTGGCAACGGTACAACATTTACGTCGTTTTACACCACAGTAA
- the ftsE gene encoding cell division ATP-binding protein FtsE — translation MIRFEQVSKAYLGGRQALQGVDFHLRPAEMAFLTGHSGAGKSTLLKLICGIERPSAGQILFGGHNISRLKKREVPFLRRQIGMIFQDHHLLMERTVYDNVAMPLIIAGASSEDIRRRVSAALDKVGLLDKAKNYPIQLSGGEQQRVGIARAVVNKPAVLLADEPTGNLDDALSEGILRLFEEFNRVGVTVLMATHDTGLIARRNYRVLTLSDGRMVGGNHNGE, via the coding sequence ATGATTCGTTTTGAACAGGTCAGTAAAGCTTACCTCGGTGGGCGTCAGGCATTGCAAGGGGTGGATTTCCATCTGCGCCCAGCGGAAATGGCGTTCCTGACTGGTCATTCTGGCGCAGGGAAAAGTACCCTGCTGAAACTGATTTGTGGCATTGAACGTCCCAGCGCGGGTCAGATTTTATTTGGCGGCCACAATATCAGCCGCCTGAAAAAACGTGAAGTTCCGTTTCTGCGGCGTCAGATTGGCATGATCTTTCAGGATCACCATCTGCTGATGGAGCGCACGGTCTATGACAACGTCGCGATGCCACTCATCATCGCGGGTGCCAGCAGTGAGGATATTCGTCGTCGGGTATCCGCCGCGCTGGACAAGGTTGGCCTGTTGGATAAAGCGAAGAACTATCCTATCCAGCTGTCCGGCGGTGAACAGCAGCGTGTGGGCATTGCGCGTGCGGTGGTGAACAAACCCGCGGTGTTGCTGGCGGATGAACCGACGGGTAATTTGGACGACGCGCTGTCAGAAGGCATTTTGCGCCTGTTTGAAGAATTCAATCGCGTTGGTGTCACCGTTTTGATGGCGACGCATGATACTGGGCTGATCGCCCGCCGTAACTACCGTGTGCTGACGCTGTCGGATGGTCGCATGGTGGGGGGAAACCACAATGGCGAATAA